From the genome of Gorilla gorilla gorilla isolate KB3781 chromosome 4, NHGRI_mGorGor1-v2.1_pri, whole genome shotgun sequence, one region includes:
- the LOC109026848 gene encoding 26S proteasome complex subunit SEM1-like: MSEKKQLVDLGFLEEDDEFEEFPAEDWADLDEDEDAHVWEDNWDDDNVEDDFSNQLRDVLSVLS; encoded by the coding sequence ATGTCAGAGAAAAAGCAGCTGGTAGACTTAGGTTTCTTAGAGGAAGATGACGAGTTTGAAGAGTTCCCTGCCGAAGACTGGGCTGACTTAGATGAAGATGAAGATGCACATGTCTGGGAGGATAATTGGGATGACGACAATGTAGAGGATGACTTCTCTAATCAGTTACGTgatgttctttctgttttatcGTAG